ACACTTTAAAAGCATTATGTATTGTGTGATGCGCTGCCACTACTGTCAGTGAGACGAGATTAGCTATGGCCAAAGCTTTCTGTATCATTTCTTatgggatacagtattttgtatttaatggaCTTGTTATTGCTAGAGATGTAATAATTAATTTGTGACACTAAATTAAACATTGCATGATTAAGTGTTCTTGTTCCCTGTATTTGGTGCCTTTCAAAGCAAGTCAAATCTGACcaatataacaataatactaataatactttACACCTACCACCACTGTGAATATTACTACTACAAATGCTAATacttaaatgtataataataataataataataataataataataataataataataataatataataataataataataatattctcaCAGTCTAGCCTTGCATTATACAGGCGAGATTCTGATCTTTATAAACGAAGGGCTATTTTAGAAACCTAATGAAGCAACATAAATCATCAATCTACAAACCCTAAATTTAAAGGAAGTAGAAAGTTTGTATGAGGACTGTTAAAACTATACTCCAAAAAAATGGGACAAGGAAGaatatggaagaatgtagtaaacatcTTCATAGGAATCTGATTTAATGAGTCAATGGCTCATTGTGAGACTCTGTCTAGATGATTCCTGACTTGAGGTCTCAGTGGCTGAAGGTGGTCAGGACTGATTCATTTCACTTTGCTGTGTAACACAGCTGACTATCTCTGGTATTTTAGTTTGTACATTTTTCCGTATCTTTCCCTTGTCACCATGTCCATTTCCTTTTTCAATAGTTTTGAGTTTATTGGTACATTTCAaggtattttatataataatagaaACATATTGAAGTTTATTAGGTTCCGGGCAGATCAGCTGATTGCTCTACAGACCTAGTGCATTGACCGTCTCAATACGACTCTTCTGTTAAGTATTGCGTTCGAGGCTGGCAATAGGTTTACAATACAATTCTTGGTGGAAGTCAGAATTCTACTACAGTTTAAGTTGTTTGTAAACaacaagtatttgtttttttttacatacctttGCTATTGTTTAGTCAGCTTTTAGTAAATAAACGcatttaggttttgttttctggTTGGACATCTATTAAGCGTTATATGTACTCGTTCGTGGGACACTTAGAAAAAAAGCCTATTGTGGTAAATTTGCACGGTGATTTGCCAGTATACCCGTGTTTTGCCCGGGGCTGTATTGTACATTTACTATAggttaccatggtttgccataaCGTACCTCTCTGTGATAGACAATGCTCcattactatgctttcactataaTTGTAGATTACATTGCTGTGTAATCTTGATTTGCTGCATATTATATTTTGTCGTATAATTTGCCCTTGCTGTCAACTATACTGCATTTCAATAATagttttgcattgtaaccctctATTGCACTACAAGTCGCCTTGGCTATTATTTACCATTCAGCCCAGTGCGTGGTTTCCCCAGTTAAAGAATTACAACAGGATTGTTTTACCGTGAGTGGCAGGGAGCAGATGACAAATATCGTAGTCATTAAAGCCAGCAGGATGAGGTGGTCAATTTCTTCCTCTCTCTGACCAAAGAAAGTTTTTCTTCTGCGCTGGGATGAAGCCACCGATCCTCTTCTAGTCTTCTGGTTCATGTACATCTTGCAGAGACTCACGATAACCGAGCCGTTGCAGATGATTATGACCAGAATCAGAACCGCCATGAGGGTCGCATAGGACAAAGAGAAAGCCACAACCGCAGGCCTGTCTGATTCCATCTCGATAAAGCACCAGGTCCCCGGACAGTACTGTTTGTGCTCCCCGAACGCGTAAAAGGGCATGGAACAAAATATgctgcaaaaaatataaataacggGCAAAAGCACTTTAGCGAAGCTTCTCCCGATGTGTTTCGAGTAAAAATAAGGGTGGCTGATGGCCATGCACCTTTCGACGGCCATGGTAAAGAGAATGAGCATGGAAGCCAATCCGAAAAATGTCATTGCAAACGCGAAGAAGTCACACAGCCTGTGACTGCCCGCCAGACCCAGGAGGGAGGCATTGCGGGCATAGGAGACGAAAACCACTGGGCTCAGGAAACACGTTCCCAACAGGTCGGTGATGGCCAGTCCAGTTACTAAAATGCAAAATACTGAAGACTTGGTGCGATACTCTCGTATGTGGACGCCAAGGATCCCCAGCGCCACTAAGTTTCCCAACACGCCGGCAGTGAACATCAGCGTGCTAACTACTGGGTTTCCATCGGCGTGTATCCTGGTAGTATTCGCACATGTTATGTTGATCATGTCTATTATGCGCAGGTAAACCCAGTCATTAGATTAAGTCAGGTGGGTTTGACTGCATTCATAGCAGCGCGAGTCCGGTTGAGATTTATTGAAAAGTTTCGAATCTTGTGATGCAAGTGGTCCGCTTATCCCAAGAAAGACGTCATCATTAACATATTCTTAGATGTGTTCTGTACATGTACAGCACTGAtattaaaaatctttatttaaacaaataaaataataataataaaaaaacaaaatgcttcttgcaaataaaactaaaatgacgCAATCTAAAAGCTCTGACTTTCTTTTTCAAAAGACTGCATTTATCATCTGCGTGTgttattttaactaataaaaGCCCTATGTTCGCTGTTATATGAGTTTCTCTTCTTCTGCAGAGCTGCTGGTGAAGTACACGCTTCCAGTGTGCTGTACAGTATCTTGCCAAGCTGGATTCAATGTTCGTTTGAAAACAGCCCGCTCCTGTTGCTTAGTCAGAAGCTTTGAGGAACTTGCTAAAGTGATTCTGACGGAAGTGTGgtctactgtattaataaattGATTTCTTAAAGCTATAGCGCACCGTCGAAAtagaataattataataaaaatataaagtcaATATCTCACTGATATAATTATGTTGCTTGCTTGAAGGATCGTGTTTACTTTAATTTGTTCTGTTCATCATGGTAAATCATGTAGAAGACTGGTATCGTGTAATCGCAGGCTATAAAATAGGGTTGATAGCAGATCTGATGCAAAGAAATGAGAtttatgtattaaattatttttaacgATAGTCAACAAGACTAACACATGTGTATGCGGGAGAtcttgaaataatttattttaaatgttgtaagaATTGCAAATGTATTGACTGTATGTGGCGAATATGAACACAGGGGGTCAGGATGGTTGGTCTTACGCATTGTATTGAATTTTAATTTATGGTATATTAATAGAAACGATTTTCTATATAATGTAAATGCAATATCAatgtaaatgcaatacaaaaaataaatcaataaattaaaaaaaaaatgaatacaaaaaataaacaatctggTTATTCAActaatttttaataatgtgtCTTTCTTTATATCAATTGCATTGTTGATGTTAGCGAATTCCTTTTAGACACTGGTATTTTTCCGTAAATTTATTAACATTTATACTGCAGTGCTATAATTAAAATAGTCATAACATTATGACAACAGCCTTAAATCATGTTCTTAGTTCCAGCCCGTTATTGTATTAAGGGAACAGTCAGCCGTATAcattacttcatttaaaattaaaatgcactttTTATAATTCtataggcctatatatatatatatatatatatctatatatataatatatatactatagaagTTATATTatgctatatgtatatatattatatatagcctGATATATACCAATTAAATTACGGCCTGCTATATGTTATTGATAATGCTGCTGCTGATCTTTAATTGATGTATTGATTTtgttaacagtattatatattatctctaaagcattgtatataaatataattttttttgtttggcagcTCAAAACAAACCGCAGATGAAAAAAATCTATCGTCCGTACTTTCCGCCTGTGCGCATGCGTTATTTCGATggcgtggatttccactctgctATGGGGTCTGGTAATTCTGCCTATGGAGcgcgctctgtgctgctcattaaCTTTACTGTGTTCAACTTGTCTTATAATTGAATACTACTCTGTTAAGCACAATATTTCGGCAATATAAATtatctggtaaacataaataataaccaCAAGACtcatactttgacggtttttgttttattgattaggCGCGGCTGCATTGTTGGTTATTATAGGGTTATCTTGAGATTCATGTttctgatattgtaaacatttcaaatggcACACAAGAAATCTGAGATGgtacgtgataaacatttacagcgcagactatttgtattatttatattaacttTGCTGAAGACGAGCGTTTCCAAAGAAATTCCAAAATACTGCCTTTTAATTCCATCGATCCAGAACACTTGGAAACCAGTTGTAGCAAGCAGGtatgagaattaaaaaaacacccGAACAATGTAAAAAGTCCGGTGTTACCGGCAAAATGTTTACTGGCACTCAAtcagctgcacaaaaccagttCTTAATTTAAACAGCCATTTCATTCTTTGTACTGGCAATAGGAAACCCCGCCAGTACTAACCACTTTGCAGGAATGACAAATGAAAACTCttttaaaagaaagtttaaaaacaacaatgtcAAAAGTAATGaaaagctatgtttttttttcatcgtgtttttattttttataatacatttaaactttAACTTCACGAATTAAGTAGATGTAAATGCTGTATAGTCGATGTTTAACTTTGAAACAGCCCTCGCTGTAGACGCATTAGCTACGATTAAGATGTATTTTTCACAATGTGCTGCAATTTATCTTACATATCACGATTCATTTTAGACTTGTCGGGTTATCCTCCGACCTCCTCAGCGTTTCCTtaactaaaaatctattttttttcttggcttgACTTAAAACCTGCATCGTGAATGAATGTGCATAGCGGGGAAATTGTCTGGAATTACTGTTCATTATTCCGTTACGTAGCCATTTAGATTACACAATCTAGGCAGGAGAtcagaacgagagagagagaaagagaaacccCTGCTGTTTCACCTACGCCTGCACGTGGAATGTAGTAGCCACTAGCGGCCACTAGAGGGTGCAAAAGAACTTAACACTtatcacacactcaaaaacaacattataccaaatttctcatccttgacctttattatattaatgtaaagaaaaaaaatgtggaaaataataacaaataaatctaatgtcatttacaaaaataagtaaaacagaaTACAGCTGAACTGTTACAActatacaaacaacaaaatacatacaaccGCTATTTTTATTCTTTATCCAAAAACCAGAAAATCGCAACGGAACGAATTGAAACTCCATGTTCACCTTACCTCATTTATAATTACTAACAACAACACCTATTTTTCCATGTGCCACTTTAGTCCTTGCCACATCATATGTGACTTACCCCTACCCCTAAACATAACCCTAAAGCTAACCTctaccccaaccctaaacctaacctctacCCCAcccctaaatctaaccctaaacctaacctctaccccacccctaaccctaaccctaaccctaacctctaccccacccctaaacctaaccctaaccctaacccactaAACTAACC
This is a stretch of genomic DNA from Polyodon spathula isolate WHYD16114869_AA chromosome 40, ASM1765450v1, whole genome shotgun sequence. It encodes these proteins:
- the LOC121304822 gene encoding prostacyclin receptor-like; this encodes MINITCANTTRIHADGNPVVSTLMFTAGVLGNLVALGILGVHIREYRTKSSVFCILVTGLAITDLLGTCFLSPVVFVSYARNASLLGLAGSHRLCDFFAFAMTFFGLASMLILFTMAVERCMAISHPYFYSKHIGRSFAKVLLPVIYIFCSIFCSMPFYAFGEHKQYCPGTWCFIEMESDRPAVVAFSLSYATLMAVLILVIIICNGSVIVSLCKMYMNQKTRRGSVASSQRRRKTFFGQREEEIDHLILLALMTTIFVICSLPLTIRGFISAISPDGSDHEDLLAFRFSAMNPIVDPWIFIIFRKSVFRNVGSLLCCRFSTTPLKNNTCQDPSKLQSIPCNEQNYSSLQVALH